In Molothrus ater isolate BHLD 08-10-18 breed brown headed cowbird chromosome 23, BPBGC_Mater_1.1, whole genome shotgun sequence, a single genomic region encodes these proteins:
- the LOC118694874 gene encoding probable glutamate receptor, translating into MDKSLRFTICVLTALLLLKESSQAGAGRNDDAMSKGTDPRGAGEGLPTLTVTTILEDPYVMVRGAELEGYCMELLAALAGMLRFQYRVRVVGDGQYGAVAAGGNWSGMIGEILRREADIAVAPLTVTSAREEVVSFTTPFLQTGIGILLRKDTASQDMSFFHFLSPFSKETWTALLFAYLLTCFCLFLVARLSPCEWNEPKNEENHFTFLNSLWFGAGALALQGATPRPQALSVRVIAVVWWLFTLALLAAYIANFTALLSSGSEQLPIQTFEDLVKQRNLEFGTLEGSSTFYYFKNSKNPIHQMIYEYMEKRREHVLVKTYQEAVQRVMDSNYAFIGESISQDLAAARHCNLIRAPEVIGARGFGIATTQASPWTKPLSIAVLKLRESGDLDYLRNKWWESSCLRQSRERWAPLEPPALGGLFLTLGIGLALGILAALAELSSSSRRAAAHAKKSCCSVFTEEICTRLRIKGAARQSQEPSGKANA; encoded by the exons ATGGATAAATCACTTCGCTTCACAatctgtgtgctcacagccctgctgctcctgaaggaaTCAAGCCAAGCAG gagctgggaggaatGATGATGCTATGAGTAAG GGCACGGACCCTcggggagcaggagaggggctTCCAACCCTGACTGTCACAACCATCCTG GAGGATCCCTACGTGATggtgaggggagcagagctggagggatactgcatggagctgctggcgGCCCTGGCGGGGATGCTGCGCTTCCAGTACCGCGTCAGGGTGGTGGGCGACGGCCAGTACGGGGCTGTGGCGGCCGGGGGCAACTGGAGCGGCATGATCGGCGAGATCCTCAGGAGG GAAGCTGACATTGCAGTGGCTCCGCTGACCGTCACTTcagccagggaggaggtggTGTCCTTCACCACCCCCTTCCTGCAGACTGGGATTGGGATCCTGCTCCGCAAGGACACGGCCTCCCAGGACATGTCCTTCTTCCACTTCCTGTCCCCTTTCAGCAAGGAGACCTGGACAGCTCTTTTATTTGCTTACCTGCTCACCTGCTTCTGCCTCTTCCTTGTTGCCAG ACTGAGCCCCTGTGAATGGAACGAGCCAAAGAATGAAGAGAACCACTTCACCTTCCTGAACAGCCTCTGGTTTGGAGCAGGAGCACTGGCCCTGCAAG GTGCCacccccaggccccaggcacTCTCGGTGAGGGTCATTGCTGTGGTCTGGTGGCTCTTcaccctggccctgctggccgCCTACATCGCCAACTTCACGGCCCTGCTGAGCTCCGGCAGCGAGCAGCTCCCCATCCAGACCTTCGAGGACCTGGTCAAGCAGAGGAACCTGGAGTTTGGGACCCTGGAGGGCTCCTCGACCTTCTACTACTTCAAG AACTCCAAGAACCCCATCCACCAGATGATCTACGAGTAcatggagaagaggagggagcACGTGCTGGTCAAGACCTACCAGGAGGCCGTGCAGCGCGTGATGGACTCCAACTACGCCTTCATCGGCGAGTCCATCTCGCAGGACCTGGCGGCCGCCCGCCACTGCAACCTCATCAGGGCCCCCGAGGTCATTGGGGCCCGTGGCTTTGGCATTGCCACCACCCAGG CATCCCCCTGGACCAAGCCCCTGTCCATCGCCGTGCTCAAGCTGCGCGAGTCGGGTGACCTGGACTACCTGAGGAACAAAtggtgggagagcagctgcctgcGCCAGAGCCGGGAGCGCTGGGCGCCCCTGGAGCCGCCGGCCCTGGGGGGGCTTTTCCTCACGCTGGGCATCGGCCTCGCCCTCGGCATCCTCGCTGCCCTGGCcgagctctccagcagcagccgccgcgCGGCCGCGCACGCCAAG aaatcttgttgctctgttttcacagaagaaaTCTGCACTCGTCTACGCATAAAAGGAGCCGCCAGACAAAGCCAGGAGCCGTCAGGGAAGGCAAATGCTTGA